One window of the Kiloniellales bacterium genome contains the following:
- a CDS encoding ornithine decarboxylase, with translation AGAQPYYVEAYPMIEYSMYGGVPLKTLKKALLDLKAEGKLDKAKMVLLTNCTFDGHIYNVKRVMEECLAIKPDLVFLWDEAWYAFARFSPLYRRRTAMGAAPALHARYQSPEYREEYEAFKKKAGKMDPKDPKLLDMHLLPDPDKVRIRAYATHSTHKSLSALRQGSMIHVHDEDYEALVHEPFEEAFMTHTSTSPNAQIIASLDLARRQVELEGYELVREQIALALTLRHEVNTNPLISKYFRILTPAEMVPEQFRTRPINEYTDLDVTWTDVVNAWDNDEFVLDPTRLTLVCGTAGFDGTSFKLELMDKHDIQLNKTSRNSVLFQSNINNTRSATSYVISTLAKIAADLDKQLEGGDTGAVKAFRRRVKSLMEDVPDLPNFSRFHDAFRDNPKGKTLEGHMRLGYFEAYLPEDCDHIPINSKEMDDRLKNGPEVVSANFVIPYPPGFPIMVPGQVVTREIIDFMLALDVKEIHGYNRDAGLKTIRPEVLKNLKKGRAA, from the coding sequence GCCGGCGCCCAGCCCTACTACGTCGAGGCCTACCCGATGATCGAGTACTCGATGTACGGCGGCGTGCCGCTCAAGACGCTCAAGAAGGCCCTGCTCGACCTGAAAGCCGAGGGCAAGCTCGATAAGGCCAAGATGGTCCTCCTGACCAACTGCACCTTCGACGGCCACATCTACAACGTGAAGCGGGTCATGGAGGAGTGCCTGGCGATCAAGCCGGATCTGGTCTTCCTTTGGGACGAGGCCTGGTACGCCTTCGCCCGCTTCTCGCCACTCTATCGCAGACGGACGGCGATGGGGGCGGCGCCCGCGCTGCACGCGCGCTACCAGAGCCCCGAGTATCGGGAGGAGTACGAAGCCTTCAAGAAGAAGGCCGGAAAGATGGACCCGAAGGATCCCAAGCTGCTCGACATGCATCTGCTGCCCGATCCGGACAAGGTGCGCATCCGGGCCTACGCGACTCATTCCACCCACAAGTCGCTGTCGGCCCTGCGGCAGGGCTCGATGATCCACGTGCACGACGAGGACTACGAGGCATTGGTCCACGAGCCCTTCGAAGAGGCCTTCATGACCCATACCTCGACGTCGCCCAACGCCCAGATCATCGCCTCCCTCGACTTGGCGCGGCGCCAGGTCGAGCTCGAGGGCTACGAGCTCGTGCGTGAGCAGATCGCGCTGGCGCTCACGCTTCGTCACGAGGTCAACACCAACCCGCTCATCTCCAAGTACTTCCGGATCCTGACGCCGGCGGAGATGGTGCCCGAGCAGTTCCGCACGAGACCGATCAACGAGTACACCGATCTGGACGTCACCTGGACCGACGTGGTCAACGCCTGGGATAACGACGAGTTCGTCCTCGATCCGACGCGCCTCACGCTCGTCTGCGGGACGGCGGGCTTCGACGGCACGTCGTTCAAGTTGGAGCTGATGGACAAGCACGACATCCAGCTCAACAAGACGTCGCGCAACTCCGTGCTGTTCCAGTCCAACATCAATAACACGCGGAGCGCCACCTCCTACGTCATTTCGACCCTGGCAAAGATCGCGGCCGATCTCGACAAGCAGCTCGAGGGCGGCGACACCGGCGCCGTGAAGGCATTCAGGAGGCGGGTCAAGTCGCTCATGGAGGATGTGCCGGACCTGCCGAACTTCAGCCGCTTCCACGACGCCTTCCGCGACAACCCGAAAGGCAAGACCCTCGAAGGGCACATGCGGCTCGGATACTTCGAGGCCTATCTCCCGGAGGACTGCGACCACATTCCGATCAACAGCAAGGAGATGGACGACCGCCTGAAGAATGGGCCCGAGGTCGTCTCGGCGAACTTCGTGATCCCCTATCCTCCGGGCTTCCCGATCATGGTGCCGGGCCAGGTGGTCACGCGGGAGATCATCGATTTCATGCTGGCCTTGGATGTGAAGGAGATCCATGGCTACAACCGGGATGCCGGTCTCAAGACGATCAGGCCGGAAGTTCTGAAGAACCTGAAGAAGGGCCGGGCGGCATAA